In a single window of the Candidatus Zixiibacteriota bacterium genome:
- a CDS encoding aminodeoxychorismate/anthranilate synthase component II has product MRILIIDNDDSFTGNLKHLIAQRLQTDPVVVPYTRLSVVEPSQYDLIVISAGPGKPSEYTGYRHMLDSDIPILGICLGMQIINEYFGGETARLDGCIHGRTERIEFEGRSLDVARYHSLCVKRVGANLEVIAVNSGGVPMALQHRSKRILGYQFHPESFLTTDGGYFIDYAIDFIHKARPQAVSSDLL; this is encoded by the coding sequence ATGAGGATCCTCATAATTGACAATGACGACAGCTTCACGGGCAATCTCAAGCACCTGATCGCTCAACGGTTGCAGACCGACCCGGTTGTGGTGCCATATACGCGGCTCTCTGTTGTCGAACCGTCGCAATATGACCTGATTGTGATATCTGCGGGGCCGGGCAAACCGTCGGAGTATACTGGTTACAGACACATGCTGGACTCTGACATCCCGATCCTCGGAATCTGTCTCGGAATGCAGATCATCAACGAGTATTTTGGCGGTGAGACGGCCAGACTCGATGGATGCATTCACGGGAGGACAGAGCGTATTGAATTCGAAGGCCGGTCATTGGATGTGGCAAGATACCATTCGCTTTGCGTGAAAAGAGTCGGGGCCAATCTTGAAGTGATAGCTGTCAACTCTGGCGGCGTGCCGATGGCGCTGCAGCACAGGTCGAAGAGAATCCTCGGATATCAGTTTCACCCGGAATCATTCCTGACCACGGATGGTGGATATTTCATTGACTACGCAATCGATTTCATCCATAAAGCTCGACCGCAGGCAGTTTCGAGCGATCTCCTGTAG